In the Anguilla anguilla isolate fAngAng1 chromosome 7, fAngAng1.pri, whole genome shotgun sequence genome, one interval contains:
- the trim24 gene encoding transcription intermediary factor 1-alpha isoform X5 produces the protein MDDSTEQVESDDAVIIVENEAESMPVQEKSAKPQNTPNLLDTCAVCSLNFNSREPKLLPCLHSFCKKCLPSPSRSLVLHDQTGTPQLQGDNASKPLNVIRCPVCRQECMEVDVMDNFFVKDSMEVPSSTVEKTSQLCTSCEDNTEASGFCVECVEFLCVTCIEAHQRVKFTKDHIIRQKEEVSPDAMSVSSQKPVFCDIHKQEPLKLFCETCDRLTCRDCQLLKHKDHNYQFLEDAYKNHREHMVNMTLQLQEKKKAIEEVSNSINNGLLQVDENRKSVHNEIKKSICALILEINRKGKILVNQLEGLMKDHESGLRKQQEDVSSLSRHLNHVINFTKWATASSSGTALLYSKRLILFQIQNLLRARCNPSFVPQSMVRFQCRSGFWASNVDLGSLVVENVPARQQVGIQNFPYQLNQPLQRPGDPSIGGGGGGGGFPPGPPQQRMGSHSTLAQLQMQVEKLAHQPNRQPPPPSSHWAWYQNVRLQRPPPTRPIQGGSPSQSLSGPSQQVRRFMAPHPHPNPQSPNGTMQNPNGTMQNPNGTLQNLGFPPQTLRGLVSSSSIPPKPLDTFQNASRYSHNASLSSAASHNPQHSLQQLNLMESAYLNKRNEASASLSMLRPNFPQTLAPSVAERSALGRQNSPMSTASASEGRPGAVSWKAPETQGSGALTSGPPKRRRRSSPGPIIVIKDEPEDDDDVRFVQSSVRASLPDSTGDRAQTQTRAPSPRAEPTAESEPIQEDDPNEDWCAVCQNGGELLCCDKCPKVFHLTCHIPTLLGSPSGEWFCSFCRDLSSPEMEYDCDCGPESKAVKEEPNSEGFPPVDKRKCERLLLRIYCNELSTDFQEPVSSSVMPEYYEVIKTPMDLSMVKGKLESKQSAGYASLEEFVDDVRLIFRNCAEFNEAETEVAAAGKNLETYFEEQLKIMFPDRTIPEVKAEVVGPAFPPAPGEEEATPAKRPRMSSPESQDTPTPAEMPTEDTPTEDTPVGKESTEDTPTEDTPVGKESTEDTPAEDAPVGKESTEDKPTEDTPVEMESTEDKPTEDTPVEMESTEDKPTEDTPVEMESTEDTPAEDTPAGDTPPVDTPPKDTPPEDALAEDALAEDIPAGDMATEDTPPVATPPKDTPPEDTPPEDTPPEDASIEAVSVGDTTAVDAPAEDTSTEDKSTGDTPVGDTPSEDTPSVEDSKE, from the exons ATGGACGATAGTACGGAGCAAGTAGAATCGGACGATGCCGTTATCATCGTGGAAAATGAGGCAGAGAGCATGCCAGTTCAAGAGAAGAGTGCAAAACCCCAAAATACACCCAATTTGCTGGACACTTGCGCCGTATGTAGTTTGAATTTCAACAGCCGCGAGCCTAAACTGCTGCCATGTCTCCATTCTTTTTGCAAGAAGTGTCTGCCGTCACCGTCCAGGAGTTTGGTCCTGCACGATCAAACCGGGACCCCGCAACTTCAGGGTGACAACGCCAGTAAGCCAC TCAACGTGATCCGGTGCCCGGTGTGCAGACAGGAGTGTATGGAGGTGGACGTGATGGACAACTTCTTTGTGAAGGACTCCATGGAGGTTCCCAGCAGCACCGTTGAGAAGACCAGCCAG CTGTGCACGAGCTGCGAGGACAACACGGAGGCGTCGGGCTTTTGCGTGGAGTGCGTGGAGTTCCTGTGCGTCACCTGCATCGAAGCCCACCAGAGGGTGAAGTTCACCAAGGACCACATCATCCGGCAGAAGGAGGAGGTTTCTCCAG ACGCGATGAGCGTTTCTAGCCAGAAGCCCGTGTTCTGCGACATTCACAAGCAGGAGCCCCTGAAGCTGTTCTGCGAAACCTGTGACCGTTTGACCTGCAGGGACTGTCAGCTCCTCAAGCATAAAGACCACAA TTACCAGTTTTTAGAAGATGCCTATAAAAACCACAGAGAGCACATGGTCAACATGACACTTCAGCtgcaggagaagaagaaggccATTGAAGAAGTGTCCAATTCCATTAACAATGG ACTCCTGCAGGTGGATGAAAACCGCAAGTCTGTACATAATGAAATCAAGAAGTCCATCTGTGCTTTAATTTTGGAGATTAACAGGAAAGGGAAGATCCTGGTCAATCAGCTGGAG ggCCTGATGAAGGACCACGAGAGCGGCCTGAGGAAGCAGCAGGAGGACGTCAGCTCGCTCTCCCGTCACCTCAATCACGTCATCAACTTCACCAAGTGGGCGACGGCCAGCAGCAGCGGGACCGCCCTCCTGTACTCCAAACGGCTG ATTCTGTTTCAGATTCAGAACCTCCTGAGGGCTCGCTGCAATCCCTCTTTCGTTCCCCAGAGCATGGTGCGTTTCCAGTGCCGCTCGGGATTCTGGGCCTCCAACGTCGATCTGG GCTCTCTGGTGGTGGAGAACGTGCCGGCCCGCCAACAGGTGGGGATCCAGAACTTTCCGTATCAGCTGAACCAGCCGTTGCAGAGACCGGGGGACCCCAGCATCGGAGGCGGAGGGGGTGGCGGCGGCTTTCCCCCGGGCCCCCCCCAGCAGCGCATGGGGTCTCACAGCACCCTGGCCCAGCTGCAGATGCAGGTGGAGAAGCTGGCCCACCAGCCCAACCGCCAgccgcccccgccctcctcccacTGGGCCTGGTACCAGAACGTGCGTCTCCAGAGGCCGCCGCCCACCCGGCCCATCCAGGGGGGGTCCCCCTCGCAGAGCCTGTCGGGCCCCTCCCAGCAGGTCCGCCGGTTCatggccccccacccccaccccaacccccagaGCCCCAACGGAACCATGCAGAACCCCAACGGAACCATGCAGAACCCCAACGGAACCCTGCAGAACCTCGGATTCCCTCCTCAG ACTCTGAGGGGACTCGTTAGCAGTTCCAGTATTCCGCCGAAACCCTTGGACACCTTCCAGAACGCTTCGCGCtactcccacaatgcatctctcTCCAGCGCGGCTAGCCACAACCCCCAGCATTCCCTGCAGCAG CTGAATTTGATGGAGTCGGCATACCTGAACAAGAGGAACGAAGCCAGTGCCTCGTTATCGATGCTGCGGCCCAACTTCCCTCAGACCCTGGCGCCATCTGTGGCAGAACGCAGCG ctctTGGAAGGCAGAACTCTCCGATGTCCACAGCTTCTGCTTCAGAGGGAAGACCTGG gGCTGTTTCCTGGAAGGCCCCGGAGACACAGGGCAGCGGGGCTCTGACCTCGGGGCCGCCCAAACGGAGGCGCCGGTCCTCTCCGGGACCCATCATCGTCATCAAGGACGAACCCGAGGACGACGACGATGTGCGCTTT GTGCAGTCCAGCGTCCGGGCCAGCCTCCCGGACAGCACTGGTGACCGTGCGCAGACGCAGACGcgagccccctcccccagggcgGAGCCGACAGCAGAGAGCGAGCCAATCCAAGAGGACGACCCGAACGAGGACTGGTGTGCCGTGTGCCAGAACGGAGGGGAGCTGCTCTGCTGTGACAAGTGTCCCAAAGTCTTCCACCTGACCTGCCACATCCCCACTCTGCTGGGCTCCCCCAG cgggGAGTGGTTTTGCTCATTCTGCCGGGATCTGTCCTCCCCTGAGATGGAGTACGACTGTGACTGCGGCCCAGAATCCAAAGCGGTGAAGGAGGAGCCCAATTCAGAAGGGTTTCCCCCCGTGGACAAGAGA AAATGCGAAAGGCTGTTACTGCGCATTTACTGCAACGAGCTGAGCACAGACTTCCAGGAGCCAGTGTCCTCTTCT GTAATGCCGGAGTATTACGAAGTGATTAAGACCCCGATGGACCTGTCGATGGTGAAGGGGAAGCTGGAGTCCAAGCAGAGCGCGGGGTACGCCAGCCTGGAGGAGTTCGTGGACGACGTGCGACTCATCTTCAGGAACTGCGCCGAGTTCAACGAG GCAGAGACTGAGGTCGCAGCCGCGGGTAAGAACCTGGAGACGTATTTTGAGGAGCAGCTGAAGATCATGTTCCCCGATCGCACCATTCCTGAGGTGAAAGCCGAGGTGGTGGGGCCTGCATTTCCCCCAGCGCCCGGCGAGGAGGAAGCCACGCCCGCCAAGAGGCCCCGTATGTCCTCCCCCGAGTCCCAggacacccccaccccggcaGAAATGCCCACTGAAGACACGCCCACTGAAGACACACCTGTGGGAAAGGAATCCACTGAAGACACGCCCACTGAAGACACACCTGTGGGAAAGGAATCCACTGAAGACACGCCCGCTGAAGATGCACCTGTGGGAAAGGAATCCACTGAAGACAAGCCCACTGAAGACACACCTGTGGAAATGGAATCCACTGAAGACAAGCCCACTGAAGACACACCTGTGGAAATGGAATCCACTGAAGACAAGCCCACTGAAGACACACCTGTGGAAATGGAATCCACTGAAGACACGCCCGCTGAAGACACACCTGCTGGAGACACGCCCCCTGTAGACACACCCCCCAAAGACACGCCCCCTGAAGATGCGCTCGCTGAAGATGCGCTCGCTGAAGACATACCTGCTGGAGACATGGCCACTGAAGACACGCCCCCTGTAGCCACACCCCCCAAAGACACGCCCCCTGAAGACACGCCCCCTGAAGACACACCCCCTGAAGACGCGTCCATCGAAGCTGTATCCGTTGGGGACACTACTGCTGTTGACGCACCTGCAGAAGATACATCCACAGAAGACAAGTCAACCGGGGACACGCCTGTTGGTGACACACCCTCTGAGGACACGCCCTCAGTAGAGGATAGCAAAGAGTAG
- the trim24 gene encoding transcription intermediary factor 1-alpha isoform X2, with amino-acid sequence MDDSTEQVESDDAVIIVENEAESMPVQEKSAKPQNTPNLLDTCAVCSLNFNSREPKLLPCLHSFCKKCLPSPSRSLVLHDQTGTPQLQGDNASKPLNVIRCPVCRQECMEVDVMDNFFVKDSMEVPSSTVEKTSQLCTSCEDNTEASGFCVECVEFLCVTCIEAHQRVKFTKDHIIRQKEEVSPDAMSVSSQKPVFCDIHKQEPLKLFCETCDRLTCRDCQLLKHKDHNYQFLEDAYKNHREHMVNMTLQLQEKKKAIEEVSNSINNGLLQVDENRKSVHNEIKKSICALILEINRKGKILVNQLEGLMKDHESGLRKQQEDVSSLSRHLNHVINFTKWATASSSGTALLYSKRLILFQIQNLLRARCNPSFVPQSMVRFQCRSGFWASNVDLGSLVVENVPARQQVGIQNFPYQLNQPLQRPGDPSIGGGGGGGGFPPGPPQQRMGSHSTLAQLQMQVEKLAHQPNRQPPPPSSHWAWYQNVRLQRPPPTRPIQGGSPSQSLSGPSQQVRRFMAPHPHPNPQSPNGTMQNPNGTMQNPNGTLQNLGFPPQTLRGLVSSSSIPPKPLDTFQNASRYSHNASLSSAASHNPQHSLQQLNLMESAYLNKRNEASASLSMLRPNFPQTLAPSVAERSALGRQNSPMSTASASEGRPGAVSWKAPETQGSGALTSGPPKRRRRSSPGPIIVIKDEPEDDDDVRFVQSSVRASLPDSTGDRAQTQTRAPSPRAEPTAESEPIQEDDPNEDWCAVCQNGGELLCCDKCPKVFHLTCHIPTLLGSPSGEWFCSFCRDLSSPEMEYDCDCGPESKAVKEEPNSEGFPPVDKRKCERLLLRIYCNELSTDFQEPVSSSVRETPPSHHALTNQVMPEYYEVIKTPMDLSMVKGKLESKQSAGYASLEEFVDDVRLIFRNCAEFNEAETEVAAAGKNLETYFEEQLKIMFPDRTIPEVKAEVVGPAFPPAPGEEEATPAKRPRMSSPESQDTPTPAEMPTEDTPTEDTPVGKESTEDTPTEDTPVGKESTEDTPAEDAPVGKESTEDKPTEDTPVEMESTEDKPTEDTPVEMESTEDKPTEDTPVEMESTEDTPAEDTPAGDTPPVDTPPKDTPPEDALAEDALAEDIPAGDMATEDTPPVATPPKDTPPEDTPPEDTPPEDASIEAVSVGDTTAVDAPAEDTSTEDKSTGDTPVGDTPSEDTPSVEDSKE; translated from the exons ATGGACGATAGTACGGAGCAAGTAGAATCGGACGATGCCGTTATCATCGTGGAAAATGAGGCAGAGAGCATGCCAGTTCAAGAGAAGAGTGCAAAACCCCAAAATACACCCAATTTGCTGGACACTTGCGCCGTATGTAGTTTGAATTTCAACAGCCGCGAGCCTAAACTGCTGCCATGTCTCCATTCTTTTTGCAAGAAGTGTCTGCCGTCACCGTCCAGGAGTTTGGTCCTGCACGATCAAACCGGGACCCCGCAACTTCAGGGTGACAACGCCAGTAAGCCAC TCAACGTGATCCGGTGCCCGGTGTGCAGACAGGAGTGTATGGAGGTGGACGTGATGGACAACTTCTTTGTGAAGGACTCCATGGAGGTTCCCAGCAGCACCGTTGAGAAGACCAGCCAG CTGTGCACGAGCTGCGAGGACAACACGGAGGCGTCGGGCTTTTGCGTGGAGTGCGTGGAGTTCCTGTGCGTCACCTGCATCGAAGCCCACCAGAGGGTGAAGTTCACCAAGGACCACATCATCCGGCAGAAGGAGGAGGTTTCTCCAG ACGCGATGAGCGTTTCTAGCCAGAAGCCCGTGTTCTGCGACATTCACAAGCAGGAGCCCCTGAAGCTGTTCTGCGAAACCTGTGACCGTTTGACCTGCAGGGACTGTCAGCTCCTCAAGCATAAAGACCACAA TTACCAGTTTTTAGAAGATGCCTATAAAAACCACAGAGAGCACATGGTCAACATGACACTTCAGCtgcaggagaagaagaaggccATTGAAGAAGTGTCCAATTCCATTAACAATGG ACTCCTGCAGGTGGATGAAAACCGCAAGTCTGTACATAATGAAATCAAGAAGTCCATCTGTGCTTTAATTTTGGAGATTAACAGGAAAGGGAAGATCCTGGTCAATCAGCTGGAG ggCCTGATGAAGGACCACGAGAGCGGCCTGAGGAAGCAGCAGGAGGACGTCAGCTCGCTCTCCCGTCACCTCAATCACGTCATCAACTTCACCAAGTGGGCGACGGCCAGCAGCAGCGGGACCGCCCTCCTGTACTCCAAACGGCTG ATTCTGTTTCAGATTCAGAACCTCCTGAGGGCTCGCTGCAATCCCTCTTTCGTTCCCCAGAGCATGGTGCGTTTCCAGTGCCGCTCGGGATTCTGGGCCTCCAACGTCGATCTGG GCTCTCTGGTGGTGGAGAACGTGCCGGCCCGCCAACAGGTGGGGATCCAGAACTTTCCGTATCAGCTGAACCAGCCGTTGCAGAGACCGGGGGACCCCAGCATCGGAGGCGGAGGGGGTGGCGGCGGCTTTCCCCCGGGCCCCCCCCAGCAGCGCATGGGGTCTCACAGCACCCTGGCCCAGCTGCAGATGCAGGTGGAGAAGCTGGCCCACCAGCCCAACCGCCAgccgcccccgccctcctcccacTGGGCCTGGTACCAGAACGTGCGTCTCCAGAGGCCGCCGCCCACCCGGCCCATCCAGGGGGGGTCCCCCTCGCAGAGCCTGTCGGGCCCCTCCCAGCAGGTCCGCCGGTTCatggccccccacccccaccccaacccccagaGCCCCAACGGAACCATGCAGAACCCCAACGGAACCATGCAGAACCCCAACGGAACCCTGCAGAACCTCGGATTCCCTCCTCAG ACTCTGAGGGGACTCGTTAGCAGTTCCAGTATTCCGCCGAAACCCTTGGACACCTTCCAGAACGCTTCGCGCtactcccacaatgcatctctcTCCAGCGCGGCTAGCCACAACCCCCAGCATTCCCTGCAGCAG CTGAATTTGATGGAGTCGGCATACCTGAACAAGAGGAACGAAGCCAGTGCCTCGTTATCGATGCTGCGGCCCAACTTCCCTCAGACCCTGGCGCCATCTGTGGCAGAACGCAGCG ctctTGGAAGGCAGAACTCTCCGATGTCCACAGCTTCTGCTTCAGAGGGAAGACCTGG gGCTGTTTCCTGGAAGGCCCCGGAGACACAGGGCAGCGGGGCTCTGACCTCGGGGCCGCCCAAACGGAGGCGCCGGTCCTCTCCGGGACCCATCATCGTCATCAAGGACGAACCCGAGGACGACGACGATGTGCGCTTT GTGCAGTCCAGCGTCCGGGCCAGCCTCCCGGACAGCACTGGTGACCGTGCGCAGACGCAGACGcgagccccctcccccagggcgGAGCCGACAGCAGAGAGCGAGCCAATCCAAGAGGACGACCCGAACGAGGACTGGTGTGCCGTGTGCCAGAACGGAGGGGAGCTGCTCTGCTGTGACAAGTGTCCCAAAGTCTTCCACCTGACCTGCCACATCCCCACTCTGCTGGGCTCCCCCAG cgggGAGTGGTTTTGCTCATTCTGCCGGGATCTGTCCTCCCCTGAGATGGAGTACGACTGTGACTGCGGCCCAGAATCCAAAGCGGTGAAGGAGGAGCCCAATTCAGAAGGGTTTCCCCCCGTGGACAAGAGA AAATGCGAAAGGCTGTTACTGCGCATTTACTGCAACGAGCTGAGCACAGACTTCCAGGAGCCAGTGTCCTCTTCTGTACGTGAGACTCCACCCTCCCATCAcgctctgaccaatcag GTAATGCCGGAGTATTACGAAGTGATTAAGACCCCGATGGACCTGTCGATGGTGAAGGGGAAGCTGGAGTCCAAGCAGAGCGCGGGGTACGCCAGCCTGGAGGAGTTCGTGGACGACGTGCGACTCATCTTCAGGAACTGCGCCGAGTTCAACGAG GCAGAGACTGAGGTCGCAGCCGCGGGTAAGAACCTGGAGACGTATTTTGAGGAGCAGCTGAAGATCATGTTCCCCGATCGCACCATTCCTGAGGTGAAAGCCGAGGTGGTGGGGCCTGCATTTCCCCCAGCGCCCGGCGAGGAGGAAGCCACGCCCGCCAAGAGGCCCCGTATGTCCTCCCCCGAGTCCCAggacacccccaccccggcaGAAATGCCCACTGAAGACACGCCCACTGAAGACACACCTGTGGGAAAGGAATCCACTGAAGACACGCCCACTGAAGACACACCTGTGGGAAAGGAATCCACTGAAGACACGCCCGCTGAAGATGCACCTGTGGGAAAGGAATCCACTGAAGACAAGCCCACTGAAGACACACCTGTGGAAATGGAATCCACTGAAGACAAGCCCACTGAAGACACACCTGTGGAAATGGAATCCACTGAAGACAAGCCCACTGAAGACACACCTGTGGAAATGGAATCCACTGAAGACACGCCCGCTGAAGACACACCTGCTGGAGACACGCCCCCTGTAGACACACCCCCCAAAGACACGCCCCCTGAAGATGCGCTCGCTGAAGATGCGCTCGCTGAAGACATACCTGCTGGAGACATGGCCACTGAAGACACGCCCCCTGTAGCCACACCCCCCAAAGACACGCCCCCTGAAGACACGCCCCCTGAAGACACACCCCCTGAAGACGCGTCCATCGAAGCTGTATCCGTTGGGGACACTACTGCTGTTGACGCACCTGCAGAAGATACATCCACAGAAGACAAGTCAACCGGGGACACGCCTGTTGGTGACACACCCTCTGAGGACACGCCCTCAGTAGAGGATAGCAAAGAGTAG
- the trim24 gene encoding transcription intermediary factor 1-alpha isoform X3, whose amino-acid sequence MDDSTEQVESDDAVIIVENEAESMPVQEKSAKPQNTPNLLDTCAVCSLNFNSREPKLLPCLHSFCKKCLPSPSRSLVLHDQTGTPQLQGDNASKPLNVIRCPVCRQECMEVDVMDNFFVKDSMEVPSSTVEKTSQQLCTSCEDNTEASGFCVECVEFLCVTCIEAHQRVKFTKDHIIRQKEEVSPDAMSVSSQKPVFCDIHKQEPLKLFCETCDRLTCRDCQLLKHKDHNYQFLEDAYKNHREHMVNMTLQLQEKKKAIEEVSNSINNGLLQVDENRKSVHNEIKKSICALILEINRKGKILVNQLEGLMKDHESGLRKQQEDVSSLSRHLNHVINFTKWATASSSGTALLYSKRLILFQIQNLLRARCNPSFVPQSMVRFQCRSGFWASNVDLGSLVVENVPARQQVGIQNFPYQLNQPLQRPGDPSIGGGGGGGGFPPGPPQQRMGSHSTLAQLQMQVEKLAHQPNRQPPPPSSHWAWYQNVRLQRPPPTRPIQGGSPSQSLSGPSQQVRRFMAPHPHPNPQSPNGTMQNPNGTMQNPNGTLQNLGFPPQTLRGLVSSSSIPPKPLDTFQNASRYSHNASLSSAASHNPQHSLQQLNLMESAYLNKRNEASASLSMLRPNFPQTLAPSVAERSALGRQNSPMSTASASEGRPGAVSWKAPETQGSGALTSGPPKRRRRSSPGPIIVIKDEPEDDDDVRFVQSSVRASLPDSTGDRAQTQTRAPSPRAEPTAESEPIQEDDPNEDWCAVCQNGGELLCCDKCPKVFHLTCHIPTLLGSPSGEWFCSFCRDLSSPEMEYDCDCGPESKAVKEEPNSEGFPPVDKRKCERLLLRIYCNELSTDFQEPVSSSVMPEYYEVIKTPMDLSMVKGKLESKQSAGYASLEEFVDDVRLIFRNCAEFNEAETEVAAAGKNLETYFEEQLKIMFPDRTIPEVKAEVVGPAFPPAPGEEEATPAKRPRMSSPESQDTPTPAEMPTEDTPTEDTPVGKESTEDTPTEDTPVGKESTEDTPAEDAPVGKESTEDKPTEDTPVEMESTEDKPTEDTPVEMESTEDKPTEDTPVEMESTEDTPAEDTPAGDTPPVDTPPKDTPPEDALAEDALAEDIPAGDMATEDTPPVATPPKDTPPEDTPPEDTPPEDASIEAVSVGDTTAVDAPAEDTSTEDKSTGDTPVGDTPSEDTPSVEDSKE is encoded by the exons ATGGACGATAGTACGGAGCAAGTAGAATCGGACGATGCCGTTATCATCGTGGAAAATGAGGCAGAGAGCATGCCAGTTCAAGAGAAGAGTGCAAAACCCCAAAATACACCCAATTTGCTGGACACTTGCGCCGTATGTAGTTTGAATTTCAACAGCCGCGAGCCTAAACTGCTGCCATGTCTCCATTCTTTTTGCAAGAAGTGTCTGCCGTCACCGTCCAGGAGTTTGGTCCTGCACGATCAAACCGGGACCCCGCAACTTCAGGGTGACAACGCCAGTAAGCCAC TCAACGTGATCCGGTGCCCGGTGTGCAGACAGGAGTGTATGGAGGTGGACGTGATGGACAACTTCTTTGTGAAGGACTCCATGGAGGTTCCCAGCAGCACCGTTGAGAAGACCAGCCAG caGCTGTGCACGAGCTGCGAGGACAACACGGAGGCGTCGGGCTTTTGCGTGGAGTGCGTGGAGTTCCTGTGCGTCACCTGCATCGAAGCCCACCAGAGGGTGAAGTTCACCAAGGACCACATCATCCGGCAGAAGGAGGAGGTTTCTCCAG ACGCGATGAGCGTTTCTAGCCAGAAGCCCGTGTTCTGCGACATTCACAAGCAGGAGCCCCTGAAGCTGTTCTGCGAAACCTGTGACCGTTTGACCTGCAGGGACTGTCAGCTCCTCAAGCATAAAGACCACAA TTACCAGTTTTTAGAAGATGCCTATAAAAACCACAGAGAGCACATGGTCAACATGACACTTCAGCtgcaggagaagaagaaggccATTGAAGAAGTGTCCAATTCCATTAACAATGG ACTCCTGCAGGTGGATGAAAACCGCAAGTCTGTACATAATGAAATCAAGAAGTCCATCTGTGCTTTAATTTTGGAGATTAACAGGAAAGGGAAGATCCTGGTCAATCAGCTGGAG ggCCTGATGAAGGACCACGAGAGCGGCCTGAGGAAGCAGCAGGAGGACGTCAGCTCGCTCTCCCGTCACCTCAATCACGTCATCAACTTCACCAAGTGGGCGACGGCCAGCAGCAGCGGGACCGCCCTCCTGTACTCCAAACGGCTG ATTCTGTTTCAGATTCAGAACCTCCTGAGGGCTCGCTGCAATCCCTCTTTCGTTCCCCAGAGCATGGTGCGTTTCCAGTGCCGCTCGGGATTCTGGGCCTCCAACGTCGATCTGG GCTCTCTGGTGGTGGAGAACGTGCCGGCCCGCCAACAGGTGGGGATCCAGAACTTTCCGTATCAGCTGAACCAGCCGTTGCAGAGACCGGGGGACCCCAGCATCGGAGGCGGAGGGGGTGGCGGCGGCTTTCCCCCGGGCCCCCCCCAGCAGCGCATGGGGTCTCACAGCACCCTGGCCCAGCTGCAGATGCAGGTGGAGAAGCTGGCCCACCAGCCCAACCGCCAgccgcccccgccctcctcccacTGGGCCTGGTACCAGAACGTGCGTCTCCAGAGGCCGCCGCCCACCCGGCCCATCCAGGGGGGGTCCCCCTCGCAGAGCCTGTCGGGCCCCTCCCAGCAGGTCCGCCGGTTCatggccccccacccccaccccaacccccagaGCCCCAACGGAACCATGCAGAACCCCAACGGAACCATGCAGAACCCCAACGGAACCCTGCAGAACCTCGGATTCCCTCCTCAG ACTCTGAGGGGACTCGTTAGCAGTTCCAGTATTCCGCCGAAACCCTTGGACACCTTCCAGAACGCTTCGCGCtactcccacaatgcatctctcTCCAGCGCGGCTAGCCACAACCCCCAGCATTCCCTGCAGCAG CTGAATTTGATGGAGTCGGCATACCTGAACAAGAGGAACGAAGCCAGTGCCTCGTTATCGATGCTGCGGCCCAACTTCCCTCAGACCCTGGCGCCATCTGTGGCAGAACGCAGCG ctctTGGAAGGCAGAACTCTCCGATGTCCACAGCTTCTGCTTCAGAGGGAAGACCTGG gGCTGTTTCCTGGAAGGCCCCGGAGACACAGGGCAGCGGGGCTCTGACCTCGGGGCCGCCCAAACGGAGGCGCCGGTCCTCTCCGGGACCCATCATCGTCATCAAGGACGAACCCGAGGACGACGACGATGTGCGCTTT GTGCAGTCCAGCGTCCGGGCCAGCCTCCCGGACAGCACTGGTGACCGTGCGCAGACGCAGACGcgagccccctcccccagggcgGAGCCGACAGCAGAGAGCGAGCCAATCCAAGAGGACGACCCGAACGAGGACTGGTGTGCCGTGTGCCAGAACGGAGGGGAGCTGCTCTGCTGTGACAAGTGTCCCAAAGTCTTCCACCTGACCTGCCACATCCCCACTCTGCTGGGCTCCCCCAG cgggGAGTGGTTTTGCTCATTCTGCCGGGATCTGTCCTCCCCTGAGATGGAGTACGACTGTGACTGCGGCCCAGAATCCAAAGCGGTGAAGGAGGAGCCCAATTCAGAAGGGTTTCCCCCCGTGGACAAGAGA AAATGCGAAAGGCTGTTACTGCGCATTTACTGCAACGAGCTGAGCACAGACTTCCAGGAGCCAGTGTCCTCTTCT GTAATGCCGGAGTATTACGAAGTGATTAAGACCCCGATGGACCTGTCGATGGTGAAGGGGAAGCTGGAGTCCAAGCAGAGCGCGGGGTACGCCAGCCTGGAGGAGTTCGTGGACGACGTGCGACTCATCTTCAGGAACTGCGCCGAGTTCAACGAG GCAGAGACTGAGGTCGCAGCCGCGGGTAAGAACCTGGAGACGTATTTTGAGGAGCAGCTGAAGATCATGTTCCCCGATCGCACCATTCCTGAGGTGAAAGCCGAGGTGGTGGGGCCTGCATTTCCCCCAGCGCCCGGCGAGGAGGAAGCCACGCCCGCCAAGAGGCCCCGTATGTCCTCCCCCGAGTCCCAggacacccccaccccggcaGAAATGCCCACTGAAGACACGCCCACTGAAGACACACCTGTGGGAAAGGAATCCACTGAAGACACGCCCACTGAAGACACACCTGTGGGAAAGGAATCCACTGAAGACACGCCCGCTGAAGATGCACCTGTGGGAAAGGAATCCACTGAAGACAAGCCCACTGAAGACACACCTGTGGAAATGGAATCCACTGAAGACAAGCCCACTGAAGACACACCTGTGGAAATGGAATCCACTGAAGACAAGCCCACTGAAGACACACCTGTGGAAATGGAATCCACTGAAGACACGCCCGCTGAAGACACACCTGCTGGAGACACGCCCCCTGTAGACACACCCCCCAAAGACACGCCCCCTGAAGATGCGCTCGCTGAAGATGCGCTCGCTGAAGACATACCTGCTGGAGACATGGCCACTGAAGACACGCCCCCTGTAGCCACACCCCCCAAAGACACGCCCCCTGAAGACACGCCCCCTGAAGACACACCCCCTGAAGACGCGTCCATCGAAGCTGTATCCGTTGGGGACACTACTGCTGTTGACGCACCTGCAGAAGATACATCCACAGAAGACAAGTCAACCGGGGACACGCCTGTTGGTGACACACCCTCTGAGGACACGCCCTCAGTAGAGGATAGCAAAGAGTAG